Proteins encoded together in one Impatiens glandulifera chromosome 1, dImpGla2.1, whole genome shotgun sequence window:
- the LOC124921348 gene encoding protein AE7-like 1 isoform X2, with product MPRRKESLGMRIFILMIPLILWKFMVRDIRDPEHPYSLEQLSVLSEESVTVDEKLGRILITFTPTIQHCSMATVIGLCLRVKLMECFPPHFKLDIKVAPGSHADEESVNKQLNDKERVVAALENPNLRQLVDECLYSSEL from the exons ATGCCAAGAAGGAAAGAATCGCTCGGAATGAGGATCTTCATTTTGATGATTCCGTTGATCCTCTGGAAATTTATG GTGAGGGATATAAGAGATCCGGAGCATCCATATTCATTAGAACAACTCAGTGTCCTTTCTGAGGAGTCTGTTACTGTTGACGAGAAGCTTGGCCGCATTCT GATAACCTTCACTCCCACCATCCAGCACTGTAGCATGGCAACTGTTATTGGATTATGCTTGAGGGTTAAACTGATGGAGTGTTTTCCACCTCATTTCAAG CTTGACATTAAAGTGGCACCTGGATCTCATGCTGATGAAGAATCAG TTAATAAACAGTTGAATGACAAAGAACGAGTTGTGGCTGCATTGGAGAATCCAAACCTTCGCCAACTTGTCGACGAGTGTCTCTACTCAAGTGAACTATAG
- the LOC124921348 gene encoding protein AE7-like 1 isoform X1: protein MTLGLINANPVVHAKKERIARNEDLHFDDSVDPLEIYDYVRDIRDPEHPYSLEQLSVLSEESVTVDEKLGRILITFTPTIQHCSMATVIGLCLRVKLMECFPPHFKLDIKVAPGSHADEESVNKQLNDKERVVAALENPNLRQLVDECLYSSEL from the exons atgACCTTGGGCCTGATCAACGCGAATCCCGTGGTTCATGCCAAGAAGGAAAGAATCGCTCGGAATGAGGATCTTCATTTTGATGATTCCGTTGATCCTCTGGAAATTTATG ATTACGTGAGGGATATAAGAGATCCGGAGCATCCATATTCATTAGAACAACTCAGTGTCCTTTCTGAGGAGTCTGTTACTGTTGACGAGAAGCTTGGCCGCATTCT GATAACCTTCACTCCCACCATCCAGCACTGTAGCATGGCAACTGTTATTGGATTATGCTTGAGGGTTAAACTGATGGAGTGTTTTCCACCTCATTTCAAG CTTGACATTAAAGTGGCACCTGGATCTCATGCTGATGAAGAATCAG TTAATAAACAGTTGAATGACAAAGAACGAGTTGTGGCTGCATTGGAGAATCCAAACCTTCGCCAACTTGTCGACGAGTGTCTCTACTCAAGTGAACTATAG